GGCGTGTTCGTGGTGCGGCGGCCCGGGGGCGGGTCCAGACTCGATTCTGCAGACCTCCCGCCGCCACCCCGGCGGCGGGCGCACTGCCGGAGGGGCCGGGCCCGGGCCCTCCGGCGCTCCACCGACGGAGGATCTTGATGACCGAACCCACGGACAGCGAGTCCATGCCGACCCCGGACAACCTGCTGCACACCGGGGCCGAGCACCCGGTCGACCCCGAGGACCTGGTGATGGCCTCGGGCCGCACCCCCACGCCGGCGCTGGTGGCGAAGGCGAAGAAGGCCCTGGAGGAACAGGGCGCGGCGGCCGTCGAGCGGCTGCTGCCCTGATCCCGGCGCCGCCCGTTCGAAGAGGCGGCCGATTTCCCGGAAGTGACCCGCGTCACGGGAAATCGGCCGCCTCTTTCGTGTCCGCACTACCCGCCGGGCAATTGGAGAAACCGACGGAATAGGGCGTTCGGCGGCACTCGGAGCGTGATTCCCGCCACTCCCGCCCCCATGCCCGAAGCCTTCCGGATGCCCGCTGAACTGCCGGTACGGAGGATCTGCGGACGATGTCACCGGCGGGTGACAGATCCACCGAATAAGCCGGAGCACTCGGCCCCGGCCGGTAATGTCGAGGCCGTGCCAGCCGATCCTCAATCGCCCGAACAGCAGATATCGACCGCACCGTGCACGGTTTCGGTCCAATCCGGCCGCGAATCCGCCACCGATGCGACCGAATCCGCACTTCCGCCGATCAGTCGGCGGCATGCCCTGCTCTTCGGCCTGGTCGGACTGCTCTACCTGACCGTGGTGCTGGCCATCCTCTACGACTCGCCGCTGGTCGACCTGGACTGGGCCCTGCAGCAGCTGCGCCCGTACCGGCGCTGGCCCGAGGCGCTGCCGTACCTGGACATCTGGGTGGTCGCGGGCCAGCGCGGGCCGACCGCGATCGCGGCCTGCCTCTGGCTGGGCTGGCGCTGCTACCGGGCGCACTCGGCGCGGCCGCTGCTGGTGATGGGCATGGCGCTGCTGCTATTGAACGTCACGGTGGGCGGGGTGAAGATCCTCACCGGCCGGCTGGGCCCGCACTACGCGCACTACGTGGGCTCGCCCGAGCTGTTCTCCGGCGGCAGCATCTTCCCCTCCGGGCACACCGCGAACGCCGTGGTCACCTGGGGCGTGCTGGCGTACCTGGCCACCCGCTGGCGGCGGACCGGCGCCGTGCTGGCCGCGCTCACCGCGGCCTCGATCGGGCTGACCACCGTCTACCTGGGCACCCACTGGATCTCGGACGTGTTCGCCGGCTGGGCCGCGGGCGCCCTGGTGCTGCTCTCGCTGCCGCTGGCCGAACCGGCCGTCGCCGCACTGGACGAGCGGGTGCTGGCGGTCTGGCACCGGGAGGGCCGCTCCGCCCGCCCGGCCGCCCGGCCCCGGCGGCGCCCGGTGCCGGCCCAGTGGCCGTCCCGCCCGCTGCCGGCGCTGCCTCAGCCCGCCCAGGCGCGTTCCACCGTGCCGGCCCGCACCGTCAGGTTGAGCCGGTCGGACCGGTACTCCATGGTGAGCAGCGCGTCCGGGGCCAGCTCCCGCACGGTGCGCCAGCCCCGTTCGGCGGCCAGCGCCCGGGCCTCCTCCACCGGCAGCCCCAGGTAGTCGTCGATCCCGTCCCGCACCGCAACCGCCTCCCTCGTTCCCCGTCCCGGTCCTACGCTGGAAGGGTACGAGGGAGGCGGTTGCGGATGCGACGGGCCAGGACGCCCAGGATCTGGCGGAGCGGGACGGAGCCGGCCACCGCGCGCAGCGACCTGAAGCTGCGGTTCCTGCTGTCGGTGCTGTTCGTGCCGTTCTTCGCGCTGGGCACGGCGGGTTTCGCGGTCTGGTCGGCGATGTCCTCGCCGCACGACGTGCCGAGCAGCGGGGCGCTGATCGTGTTCGCGGTGGGATGCGGGGTGATGACCCTGGTGGCGGCGGCGGACCTGTGGGTCGTGGTGCGCCGCCGCCGCACCGAGCTCTAGCGGGAGGCGACCGCCTGCTTGACCAGCGTCCGGCCGAAGTCCCACATCAGGCCGCTGCCCCGGTGGGCGTCGTCCATGACCTCGGTGAAGGCGTCCATGAACCGGTCGACCTCCTTCTCGGTGACGATCAGCGGCGGGATCAGCTTGATCACTTCCAGGTGGTCCCCGGAGACCTGGGTGAGGATCCGGTGCCGCTGCAGCAGCGGCACCACCACCATCTGCGCGAACAGTCCCTTGCGGGCGGCCTGCAGCGCCGTCCAGCCGGTGCGCAGCTTGAGCGACTTGGGCCGGCCGAACTCGATGCCGATCATCAGCCCGCGCCCGCGCACCTCGGCGAGCAGCTCGTACCGCTCGGTCAGCGCGGCCAGCCGGGCCTTGAACAGCTCACCCACCCTGGCGGCGTTCTCCACCACGCCCTCCTGCCGCATCACGTGCAGGGTGGCCAGGCCGGCGGCCATCGCCTGGGCGTTGGAGCCGAAGCTGGCGGAGTGCACCAGCACCCGGTCCATCGAGGAGTACACCTTCTCGAAGATCCACGACTTGCCGAGCGTCGCCCCGATCGGGACGTAGCCGCCGGACAGCGCCTTGGCCGCGCACACCAGGTCGGGGTGGACGCCCTCCTCCGCCTGGTAGGCGAAGAAGGTGCCGGTGCGGCCGACGCCGGTCTGCACCTCGTCGCAGATCAGCAGCGCCTTGTGCTCGTGCAGCAGCGCCTGGGCGGCGGCCAGCCAGCCGGGCGGCGGGGCGAGCACGCCCTTGCCCTGGATCGGCTCCATGATCAGCGCGGCGACGTCGCCCTTCTTCAACTCCCGCCGCAGGGCGTCGAGGTCGCCGAGCGGGATCGCGGTGTCCGGCAGCAGCGGGTCGAAGCCCTTGCGGAAGCCGCCCTCGCCGTTGACGGACAGCGAGCCGGCGGTGAGGCCGTGGAAGGCGTGGTCGCAGTACAGGACGCGGCGCTTCCCGGTGGCGTACCGGGCGAACTTGAGCGCCGTCTCCACCGCCTCGGTGCCGCTGTTGCCGAAGAACACCCGGTCCAGGCCCGGGGCTTGGGCGATCAGCTGCTCGGCCAGCAGGCCGGGCAGCGGGGAGCAGTCGAAGCGGGTGAGGTCGGCGGTCTCCAGGTCCATCACCTGCTGGACCGCGGCCCGGACGGCGGGGTGGTGCCGCCCGAGCGCGAAGATGCCGAACCCGGCGAGCATGTCGAGGTACTCGTTGCCGTCGGCGTCGTAGAAGTACGGGCCCTCGGCGCGCTCGTAGTACCGGTCGAAGCCGATGGTGTGCAGCATCCGGGGCAGCTGCGGGTTGAGGTAGCGGGCGTGCAGCTCGTAGCGCTCGCCGCCCCGGGCGTCGAGCAGGGCGGCGAGGTCGAGCGGTTCGGCCTGGGTCACGCTGGTTCGCTCCAATCGGTCACTTGCGCGGCACCCTGGGCCGGTACTCCTGGGCGCCGGTGCGGGTCCCGGGCAGCAGGCGGCGGGCGTAGGCGGCGGTCTGGGCGGCGACGCCGGTGCCGGTGAGTCCGATCTCCTCGAGGATCTCACCGCGCGAGGCGTGCGCCAGGAACTCCTGCGGGACGCCGAGGTCGCGCAGCGGGGTGCCGACCTCGGCGTCCCGCATGGCCTGGGCGATCGCCGCGCCGACGCCGCCGGCCCGGCCGTTGTCCTCGACGGTCACCACCATCCGGTGCTCGGCGGCCATGGCGACCAGCGCGGGGTCGACCGGCTTCACCCAGCGCGGGTCGACCACGGTGGCGGTGATGCCGTCGGCGGCCAGCAGCGCGGCGGCGTCCAGGCAGGCGGGGGCCATCGAGCCGACGGCGACCAGCAGCACGTCGGGGGCGGGGCCGGTGCGGGCCAGGACGTCGACCCCGCCGATCCGCTCGATCGCGGGCACCTCGGGGCCGAGCTCGCCCTTGGGGAAGCGCACCACGGTGGGCGCGTCCTCGACGGCGACGGCTTCGCGCAGCTGCTCGCGCAGCCGGTCGGCGTCGCGCGGGGCGGCCAGCCGCAGGCCGGGGACCACCTGGAGGATCGACATGTCCCACATGCCGTTGTGCGAGGCGCCGTCGTTGCCGGTGACGCCGGCCCGGTCGAGCACGAAGGTGACGCCCAGGCGGTGCAGGGCGACGTCCATCAGCACCTGGTCGAACGCCCGGTTGAGGAAGGTCGCGTAGACCGCGACCACCGGGTGCAGCCCGCCGGTGGCCAGGCCCGCGGCGGAGGCGACGCCGTGCTGCTCGGCGATCCCGACGTCGAAGGTGCGCCCCGGGTACGCCTCCGCGAACGGGCCGAGGCCGACGGGGTGCAGCATCGCGGCGGTGACGGCGACCAGGTCCGGCTGCTCGGCGCCGAGCGCGAGCATCTCCTTGCTGAACACGGACGTCCAGGAGGCGCCCGCGGACGGCGAGATCGGCAGGCAGGTGTAGGGGTCGATCGGGTTGACGGCGTGGAAGCGGTCCGCCTCGTCCTGCTCGGCGGGCCGGTAGCCGCGGCCCTTGACGGTCAGGCAGTGCACGATGACGGGGCCGCCGAAGTTCCGGGCCTGGCGCAGCGCCTGCTCGACGGCTCCGATGTCGTGGCCGTCGATCGGGCCGAGGTACTTCAGCCCGAGGTCCTCGAACATGCCCTGCGGGGCGAAGGCGTCCTTGAAGCCCTTCTTGGCGCCGTGCAGCGCGTCGAACAGCGGCGGGCCGACCACGGGGGTGCGCTGCAGGGCGTCCTTGCCCCAGGCCAGGAAGCGCTCGTAGCCGCGGGTGGTGCGCAGGGTGGCGAGGTGGTGGGCGAGGCCGCCGACGGTCGGCGCGTAGGAGCGCTCGTTGTCGTTGACCACGATGACCAGCGGGCGGTCCTCGGCCTCGGCGATGTTGTTCAGCGCCTCCCAGGCCATGCCGCCGGTGAGCGCGCCGTCGCCGATCACCGCGACGGTGCAGCGGTCGACGCCGAGCAGTTGGTTGGCCTTGGCGATGCCGTCGGCGTAGCCGAGCGCGGTGGAGGCGTGCGAGTTCTCGATCACGTCGTGCGGGGACTCGGCGCGCGACGGGTAGCCGGAGAGTCCGTCCTTGGCGCGCAGTCGGGAGAAGTCCTGACGTCCGGTGAGCAGCTTGTGCACGTAGGCCTGGTGGCCGGTGTCCCAGAGGATCCGGTCGTGCGGCGAGTCGAAGACCCGGTGCAGGGCGATGCTGAGCTCCACCACGCCGAGGTTGGGGCCGAGGTGGCCGCCGGTGCGGGTGACGGCGTCGATCAGGAAGTCGCGGATCTCGTCGGCGAGCAGCGGCAGCTGCTCGGGGTGCAGTCGTCTGAGGTCGGCGGGCCCGGTGAGCTGGCTCAGCAGTGGCATG
The DNA window shown above is from Streptomyces sp. TLI_171 and carries:
- the dxs gene encoding 1-deoxy-D-xylulose-5-phosphate synthase; the protein is MPLLSQLTGPADLRRLHPEQLPLLADEIRDFLIDAVTRTGGHLGPNLGVVELSIALHRVFDSPHDRILWDTGHQAYVHKLLTGRQDFSRLRAKDGLSGYPSRAESPHDVIENSHASTALGYADGIAKANQLLGVDRCTVAVIGDGALTGGMAWEALNNIAEAEDRPLVIVVNDNERSYAPTVGGLAHHLATLRTTRGYERFLAWGKDALQRTPVVGPPLFDALHGAKKGFKDAFAPQGMFEDLGLKYLGPIDGHDIGAVEQALRQARNFGGPVIVHCLTVKGRGYRPAEQDEADRFHAVNPIDPYTCLPISPSAGASWTSVFSKEMLALGAEQPDLVAVTAAMLHPVGLGPFAEAYPGRTFDVGIAEQHGVASAAGLATGGLHPVVAVYATFLNRAFDQVLMDVALHRLGVTFVLDRAGVTGNDGASHNGMWDMSILQVVPGLRLAAPRDADRLREQLREAVAVEDAPTVVRFPKGELGPEVPAIERIGGVDVLARTGPAPDVLLVAVGSMAPACLDAAALLAADGITATVVDPRWVKPVDPALVAMAAEHRMVVTVEDNGRAGGVGAAIAQAMRDAEVGTPLRDLGVPQEFLAHASRGEILEEIGLTGTGVAAQTAAYARRLLPGTRTGAQEYRPRVPRK
- a CDS encoding DUF6343 family protein, with product MRRARTPRIWRSGTEPATARSDLKLRFLLSVLFVPFFALGTAGFAVWSAMSSPHDVPSSGALIVFAVGCGVMTLVAAADLWVVVRRRRTEL
- a CDS encoding aspartate aminotransferase family protein; translation: MTQAEPLDLAALLDARGGERYELHARYLNPQLPRMLHTIGFDRYYERAEGPYFYDADGNEYLDMLAGFGIFALGRHHPAVRAAVQQVMDLETADLTRFDCSPLPGLLAEQLIAQAPGLDRVFFGNSGTEAVETALKFARYATGKRRVLYCDHAFHGLTAGSLSVNGEGGFRKGFDPLLPDTAIPLGDLDALRRELKKGDVAALIMEPIQGKGVLAPPPGWLAAAQALLHEHKALLICDEVQTGVGRTGTFFAYQAEEGVHPDLVCAAKALSGGYVPIGATLGKSWIFEKVYSSMDRVLVHSASFGSNAQAMAAGLATLHVMRQEGVVENAARVGELFKARLAALTERYELLAEVRGRGLMIGIEFGRPKSLKLRTGWTALQAARKGLFAQMVVVPLLQRHRILTQVSGDHLEVIKLIPPLIVTEKEVDRFMDAFTEVMDDAHRGSGLMWDFGRTLVKQAVASR
- a CDS encoding phosphatase PAP2 family protein, which encodes MPADPQSPEQQISTAPCTVSVQSGRESATDATESALPPISRRHALLFGLVGLLYLTVVLAILYDSPLVDLDWALQQLRPYRRWPEALPYLDIWVVAGQRGPTAIAACLWLGWRCYRAHSARPLLVMGMALLLLNVTVGGVKILTGRLGPHYAHYVGSPELFSGGSIFPSGHTANAVVTWGVLAYLATRWRRTGAVLAALTAASIGLTTVYLGTHWISDVFAGWAAGALVLLSLPLAEPAVAALDERVLAVWHREGRSARPAARPRRRPVPAQWPSRPLPALPQPAQARSTVPARTVRLSRSDRYSMVSSASGASSRTVRQPRSAASARASSTGSPR